The following are from one region of the Candidatus Methanomethylicota archaeon genome:
- a CDS encoding FkbM family methyltransferase, whose product FESHLKLLESKYGSKEEVLTKEVVKVTTLDAVTSRFSPSRINLLKIDIEGAELLALKGGNKTLDITEKLIIEVHDVSCLNKIKEKLYEKGFEIENVFCTSRWREVLIYAKKR is encoded by the coding sequence TATTCGAATCACACTTAAAACTTCTTGAGTCAAAATACGGATCCAAAGAGGAAGTTTTAACAAAAGAAGTAGTAAAGGTGACGACATTGGATGCCGTTACGTCTCGTTTCAGTCCCTCAAGAATAAATCTGCTTAAAATAGACATCGAGGGAGCAGAGTTACTTGCATTAAAGGGTGGTAACAAAACTCTAGATATAACTGAAAAATTAATAATTGAAGTTCATGATGTTTCATGTTTAAATAAAATTAAGGAAAAATTATATGAAAAAGGCTTCGAAATTGAGAATGTTTTCTGTACTTCAAGGTGGAGGGAAGTGTTGATCTATGCCAAAAAAAGATGA
- a CDS encoding glycosyltransferase family 4 protein, which translates to MKIVYILSTSRGGLPHYVAELANAVSKHAEVTVIKPKETSADNLFSSKINLVNAFEPIALSYVDLEKKHVSVLEAMRSLLSFRNIKLVDDIKPDVVHFPTGLFPTLTFFASLYRLDKKYPCIVTYHYVFSRKLILRGRDVYSGEPLLTIIALNVGNILNNLLSIQTAKIIVHTERDKNVLIGKGIDPRKICVIPHGYYSIFRNYSPKTQEEKNCILFFGNIIASKGVDVLVKSIPIVCKEIPDIKVVIAGDGVIPRESWKIIKQFKSNFEIHNYFIPNEMVCDFFHRASLVVLPYKGQGGYSGVFTIACSFGKPVVATNIGELPILVRNAGCGLVVPPEDPKALAEAIVKLLKDDELREQMGRNALKKAEELSWDNIAKMHMKVYEEVLNEWGKRSKR; encoded by the coding sequence ATGAAAATAGTCTATATTCTTTCGACGAGTAGAGGTGGTCTTCCTCACTACGTTGCAGAACTTGCAAACGCGGTCTCTAAACATGCTGAAGTTACTGTGATCAAGCCTAAAGAAACTAGTGCAGACAATTTGTTCTCAAGCAAAATAAATCTTGTAAATGCATTTGAACCAATAGCTTTATCCTACGTAGATTTAGAAAAAAAACATGTCTCCGTTCTTGAGGCTATGAGATCTCTCCTATCTTTTAGAAACATTAAGCTAGTTGATGACATCAAGCCTGATGTTGTGCATTTTCCGACAGGATTATTTCCTACGTTAACCTTTTTTGCTTCTTTATACAGGTTGGATAAAAAATATCCTTGCATAGTAACTTATCACTATGTGTTCTCGAGGAAACTAATTTTACGTGGCAGAGATGTGTATTCTGGCGAACCGTTACTGACAATAATCGCTCTAAATGTGGGAAACATTCTAAACAACCTATTATCCATACAAACGGCTAAGATAATAGTTCATACAGAGCGCGATAAAAATGTGTTGATAGGGAAAGGGATAGATCCGCGAAAAATTTGTGTGATCCCCCACGGGTACTATAGTATTTTTAGGAACTATAGCCCAAAGACACAAGAAGAGAAAAATTGTATCCTCTTCTTTGGGAACATTATAGCTTCTAAAGGTGTAGACGTTCTTGTCAAGTCTATACCAATAGTGTGCAAAGAAATTCCCGACATAAAGGTTGTAATTGCTGGTGATGGGGTCATACCAAGAGAAAGCTGGAAAATAATAAAACAGTTTAAATCCAATTTCGAAATTCATAATTACTTCATACCCAATGAAATGGTGTGTGATTTCTTTCATCGTGCAAGTCTTGTAGTTTTACCGTATAAAGGCCAAGGAGGATATAGTGGTGTATTTACTATAGCATGTTCTTTTGGAAAGCCAGTTGTTGCAACGAATATTGGAGAACTCCCTATCTTGGTCAGAAATGCTGGCTGTGGTCTGGTCGTTCCCCCTGAAGATCCGAAAGCATTGGCAGAAGCAATTGTAAAATTACTGAAAGATGATGAGTTAAGGGAGCAAATGGGAAGGAATGCATTGAAGAAAGCAGAAGAGCTTTCGTGGGATAACATCGCCAAGATGCACATGAAAGTGTATGAGGAGGTTTTGAATGAATGGGGAAAAAGAAGTAAGCGTTGA
- a CDS encoding glycosyltransferase family 4 protein, which produces MPKKDECRILALFLHDCEYGKRIRGDERRFLELAKRFKYLGATVYAVEWFPSLQRGFGEKIYECIELRPPRSKFFRIPYAIFKTIILSRKLKYDVIYLHNQDIQDMLVGYALKVLFRKPLVVVLHWEYKLFEEGCLRNLRQRKKILTSVLLLVTSFIIRRFIFPRVDYIFATNSVARDHAIDQLKLKPEKFIISGNGVDCDKFKPENVGKKYDAVYLGRIDFVQKGIDVLLKAWKIVALKRKNSKLILIGGFNSQEDYKKLVNMLKELDLEDSVEFTGFVNDKKIVEFLNSAKVFVFPTRFDGFTLAVLEAMACGLPCIISDIPTYRNVYSKVAVLVKCEDYEEFAKAILKLLDDEDMREYLGIASRLFACAHQWMKVAKAEFNIMNLLRNRWQGARGRPQHS; this is translated from the coding sequence ATGCCAAAAAAAGATGAATGTAGAATTCTTGCACTTTTTCTACATGATTGTGAGTATGGAAAAAGGATTAGAGGAGACGAAAGACGCTTTCTTGAACTTGCAAAGCGGTTTAAATACCTTGGTGCAACGGTTTATGCTGTAGAGTGGTTTCCCTCTCTTCAGAGAGGCTTTGGAGAAAAAATCTATGAGTGTATAGAGCTGAGACCACCTAGGTCAAAGTTTTTTAGAATTCCCTATGCGATTTTCAAGACAATAATTTTGTCTCGAAAGTTGAAGTATGATGTTATTTATCTTCACAATCAAGATATTCAGGACATGCTTGTAGGATACGCATTAAAAGTTCTTTTTAGAAAGCCACTGGTAGTTGTCCTCCATTGGGAATACAAATTGTTTGAAGAAGGTTGTCTTAGAAACTTGAGACAAAGAAAGAAAATCCTCACTAGTGTACTCCTATTGGTTACATCTTTTATTATCAGAAGATTTATCTTCCCTAGGGTCGACTACATTTTTGCTACAAATAGCGTTGCAAGGGATCATGCAATAGACCAGCTCAAGCTTAAGCCTGAGAAATTTATAATATCAGGCAATGGTGTAGATTGCGACAAATTTAAACCTGAAAATGTGGGAAAAAAGTATGATGCCGTCTATTTGGGTAGAATTGACTTTGTACAAAAAGGTATAGACGTGCTACTGAAGGCTTGGAAGATTGTAGCTCTTAAAAGGAAGAATTCAAAACTAATTCTCATAGGAGGTTTTAACTCTCAAGAGGATTACAAAAAACTCGTGAACATGTTGAAGGAGTTGGATTTAGAGGATAGTGTAGAATTTACAGGTTTTGTAAATGACAAAAAGATTGTGGAGTTCCTGAACTCAGCCAAGGTTTTTGTATTTCCAACTCGCTTTGATGGTTTTACATTAGCAGTCTTAGAGGCGATGGCCTGCGGCCTGCCTTGCATAATATCAGATATCCCAACGTACAGAAATGTCTATAGTAAAGTAGCGGTGCTCGTCAAGTGTGAAGATTATGAAGAGTTCGCCAAAGCAATACTTAAATTGCTGGATGATGAAGATATGAGGGAATATTTGGGTATAGCGTCAAGACTTTTCGCGTGTGCGCACCAGTGGATGAAAGTTGCAAAAGCAGAATTTAATATTATGAACCTATTGCGAAACCGCTGGCAGGGCGCGAGAGGCCGGCCTCAGCATTCCTAG